A window of the Dongshaea marina genome harbors these coding sequences:
- a CDS encoding glycosyltransferase family 2 protein, with amino-acid sequence MNKSMTEINTSPLNIDVSIILVNYNSSQFSINCVNSIIEKSQSALVYEIIIVDNNSDREDWNNLNESLADNSRVILIKSKVNSGFALGNMTGANIAQGKYLFLLNNDSILINDVVQYMFDYMTHNSSVALSVPKCIDDENKLVPSFDYLPSISKVWLGSSFCRLFSPNAYPKRKKEYSAPINVPMVSGCAMFFDAYKFYEIGGLDTNFFLYCEEEDISLRIKKNGYSISYIPDAIINHEGGGSTSRNIDIEKEFYISFFYFLDKHFGVIASSIIKLKYTLRLFLKSLRRKSPWALLLFVLKRPKLSSSLRHRQKWHDT; translated from the coding sequence ATGAATAAATCCATGACTGAAATTAATACATCACCACTCAACATTGATGTGTCAATCATTTTAGTGAACTATAACTCATCTCAGTTCTCAATAAACTGTGTGAACTCAATTATTGAGAAATCACAATCCGCTCTAGTTTATGAGATAATAATAGTTGATAACAACTCAGATAGAGAAGATTGGAACAATCTCAATGAAAGCCTTGCTGATAACAGCCGAGTTATATTAATAAAGAGCAAAGTCAATAGTGGCTTTGCTCTTGGAAACATGACAGGAGCAAACATAGCGCAGGGAAAGTATTTATTTTTATTAAATAATGACTCAATACTTATTAACGATGTAGTGCAATATATGTTTGATTATATGACACACAACTCAAGTGTTGCACTATCTGTTCCCAAGTGTATCGATGATGAAAATAAATTAGTCCCCTCATTTGACTACCTTCCGTCCATTTCAAAAGTTTGGCTAGGCTCTTCATTCTGTCGATTATTTTCACCAAATGCATACCCAAAAAGGAAAAAGGAATACAGCGCCCCAATAAATGTACCTATGGTGTCGGGTTGTGCCATGTTTTTTGACGCTTATAAGTTTTATGAAATTGGCGGTCTTGATACAAATTTCTTCTTATATTGCGAGGAAGAAGATATTTCTTTAAGGATTAAAAAAAATGGCTATTCTATATCCTACATACCAGATGCAATAATAAATCATGAAGGTGGAGGTAGCACCTCTAGGAATATAGACATTGAAAAAGAATTCTATATCTCTTTCTTTTACTTTTTAGATAAACACTTCGGGGTAATAGCATCAAGCATAATAAAGCTTAAATACACCTTGCGTTTATTTTTAAAATCACTCAGAAGAAAGTCACCATGGGCTTTGCTCCTATTCGTTTTAAAAAGACCCAAACTCTCCAGTTCATTAAGGCACCGACAAAAATGGCATGATACTTAA